Proteins encoded within one genomic window of Oryza brachyantha chromosome 7, ObraRS2, whole genome shotgun sequence:
- the LOC102716052 gene encoding 60S ribosomal protein L23A-like has protein sequence MAPKAAPAKKGDAKAQALKAAKAVKSGTAKKTTKKIRTSVTFHRPKTLKKARDPKYPRVSTPGRNKLDQYQILKYPLTTESAMKKIEDNNTLVFIVDLKADKKKIKAAVKKMYDIQAKKVNTLIRPDGKKKAYVKLTPDYDALDVANKIGII, from the exons ATGGCTCCTAAAG CTGCTCCTGCCAAGAAGGGTGATGCCAAGGCCCAAGCCTTGAAGGCTGCCAAGGCTGTTAAGTCTGGGACAGCCAAGAAGACGACCAAGAAGATCCGCACGTCTGTGACATTTCACCGCCCCAAGACCCTGAAGAAGGCTAGGGACCCCAAGTACCCCAGGGTTAGTACCCCTGGAAGGAACAAGCTTGATCAGTACCAAATCCTGAAGTATCCTCTTACAACTGAGTCGGCAATGAAGAAGATTGAAGACAACAACACTCTGGTCTTCATTGTTGACCTCAAGGCTGACAAGAAGAAGATCAAGGCTGCCGTGAAGAAGATGTATGACATTCAGGCAAAGAAAGTGAACACTCTGATCAG GCCTGACGGGAAGAAGAAGGCTTACGTGAAGCTGACACCAGACTATGACGCTCTTGACGTGGCCAACAAGATTGGCATCATCTAA